The stretch of DNA ATTATGTCGCAAAACTTTCAGGAACGAGTTATAGAACAGGCAATCGGGGAAATCGCTATGAGCCAGGACAAAGAATTGAAAAAGCTATTCGGAAAGTCTGAAAAAACAGATTTCTTGCGGGCATGGTATTATGGCAGTCGGAAAAAAATCAAAGACTTATGGTGGAAAAACCTATGCCATCTGGATCAGATTTACGTAAGAGATGATATTCTTACGGATAGAGATGAAGCACTGGAAGTATTAACCCGTTCTCAAGCAGAGCTGATCAGTGCAGTTGAAATGTTGCAGGAGAAAGTCTCAAATCTCATTAAAGAGAATGAGAGTCTGAAATTGCTTTTAAAAAATAAGAAAAACTTGGAGAGAGTCGCATGAATGAATTAACAGTAAAAGAAGAAATTGTAACTCCTACTAAATTAGAAAACTATCTAAAAATTGCAGGAGTCGCAAGTAACCTAACCAAAGAAGAACGAGAAAATTTTCTGCAAATTGCAATGGATTTTAATCTAAATCCGTTCAAACGAGAAATCTATTGCACTTCGTACGGACAGGGAGAATGGAAAAAAACCTCAATAATAATAGGGTATGAGGTTTACATCAAGCGTGCCGAACGTACAGGACAACTCGATGGTTGGAATGTCACAACTACAGGATCAGTCCAGGGAAATGATCTGAAGGCGATTATTACGATACACCGGAAAGACAGAAAATTTCCATTCGTGCATGAAGTCGAATATTCCGAGTATGTTCAGACTGTGATTGACAAGGATTCGAAAAAGCTTCGCCCTAATAAAATATGGTCAGAAAAACCAATAACCATGTTGAAAAAAGTTGCGACCGCTCAAGGGTTTAGATTATGCTTTTCGGACGAATTAGGTGGGATCCCATACGACAATTCTGAGTTACCCGGAACGATGGAAAGAGAAGTGCAAGCCGCGCATCAGATAAAACTTTTGGAGAGCGAAAAAACGGAAGAACATGGACAAGTAGCTGGACAAAATGAATTTATTGAAGAGGAGATGGTTGAAGAAAAAGTAGAGACCAACAAATTCTCGCATTTGAATTTATCTGAGGGTGAGGAAATTCCAAAAGAATACTGGAAGATATCTATCGAGCAAAAAAAAGCCTCGCTACCTCCAAATTGTTACCCGAAAAAAATTCACAATCCGGAAACTAACTCTTATGTTTGGGTAGTTACCAGGAAGGGGGATTGACGTGAATCTTGAATACAATGCACAAGAACACGAATACAAAATTGATGGGAAGGTAGTGCCATCGGTGACACAACTGCTCCCGTTCAAAAAATCAGATTTTGTGTCCGAAGAGGATATAGAATTCGCACGCCAAGAAGGAATATA from Leptospiraceae bacterium encodes:
- the bet gene encoding phage recombination protein Bet is translated as MNELTVKEEIVTPTKLENYLKIAGVASNLTKEERENFLQIAMDFNLNPFKREIYCTSYGQGEWKKTSIIIGYEVYIKRAERTGQLDGWNVTTTGSVQGNDLKAIITIHRKDRKFPFVHEVEYSEYVQTVIDKDSKKLRPNKIWSEKPITMLKKVATAQGFRLCFSDELGGIPYDNSELPGTMEREVQAAHQIKLLESEKTEEHGQVAGQNEFIEEEMVEEKVETNKFSHLNLSEGEEIPKEYWKISIEQKKASLPPNCYPKKIHNPETNSYVWVVTRKGD